A window of Amycolatopsis australiensis contains these coding sequences:
- a CDS encoding serine/threonine-protein kinase: MEQFGPYRIEGLLGRGGMGEVHRAYDTAHDRVVALKLLSDPFGADEAFRARFRRESQIVARLREPHVIPIHAYGEIDGRLYLDMRLVEGRDLKELLADGPLEPVRAAGIVEQVAGALDAAHADGLVHRDVKPSNVLVTSADFVYLVDFGIARSMTAEGTSITGTGNVIGTLDYMAPERFGDAPITGLVDVYALACVFFECLTGRRPFPAEGAAAQMGAHLTAPPPVPSRERPGLPPALDAVVARGMAKNPAERYPTAGAFAEAVRAALTAPVPPVPTWQKTLPGPVTPPRAIPIPAAPYAGPPTGPYPGPARFTGPSGKVAPASPPRQTQRNRWIALCVALAGVVVVALLVTYLVTRDKTAQTGGPGPSTPMMETSSPPTSPEPTKSAQRPTITAPKPVHDTRLYDAIPAAYKGNASCGDATPDAGAEAAVECADSNVGDTPSGNVVLKQPTGARFLRFPNAAAMDAFFQEIVRTQGLTRNDALGACRPLKAPKIWGTYYRAETRHPVDGEYLTCFLGDPAMLVWTDKQNLMAGVLKSTKATNADELDQLYYWWNEQILSTMPGG; the protein is encoded by the coding sequence ATGGAGCAGTTCGGGCCGTACCGGATCGAAGGCCTGCTCGGCCGCGGCGGCATGGGCGAGGTCCACCGCGCCTACGACACCGCGCACGATCGGGTCGTCGCGCTGAAGCTGTTGTCCGATCCGTTCGGGGCGGATGAGGCGTTCCGCGCGCGGTTCCGCCGCGAGTCGCAGATCGTGGCGCGGCTGCGGGAGCCGCACGTGATCCCGATCCACGCCTACGGCGAGATCGACGGCCGTCTCTACCTCGACATGCGGCTCGTCGAGGGCCGTGACCTCAAGGAGCTGCTCGCGGACGGGCCGCTCGAGCCGGTTCGGGCCGCCGGCATCGTCGAGCAGGTCGCCGGCGCGCTCGACGCCGCGCACGCGGATGGCCTGGTGCACCGCGACGTCAAGCCGTCCAATGTGCTCGTCACGAGCGCGGACTTCGTCTATCTCGTGGACTTCGGCATCGCGCGGTCGATGACCGCCGAAGGGACGTCCATCACGGGCACCGGGAACGTGATCGGCACGCTCGACTACATGGCGCCGGAACGCTTCGGCGACGCCCCGATCACCGGGCTCGTCGACGTCTACGCGCTCGCCTGCGTGTTCTTCGAATGCCTGACCGGGCGGCGCCCGTTCCCGGCCGAGGGTGCGGCCGCGCAGATGGGCGCACACCTGACGGCGCCGCCGCCGGTGCCGTCCCGTGAACGGCCCGGGCTGCCACCGGCGCTGGACGCGGTTGTGGCGCGCGGGATGGCGAAGAACCCGGCCGAGCGCTACCCGACGGCGGGCGCGTTCGCCGAGGCCGTCCGGGCCGCGTTGACGGCGCCGGTGCCGCCGGTCCCGACGTGGCAGAAGACGCTCCCGGGCCCGGTGACCCCGCCGCGAGCGATCCCGATCCCGGCGGCGCCGTACGCGGGACCGCCGACCGGGCCGTACCCCGGGCCCGCGCGGTTCACGGGGCCGTCGGGCAAGGTCGCCCCGGCGTCGCCGCCCCGCCAGACGCAGCGGAACCGGTGGATCGCGTTGTGCGTGGCGCTGGCCGGGGTCGTCGTGGTCGCGCTCCTGGTGACGTATCTGGTGACGCGGGACAAGACGGCGCAGACCGGCGGTCCCGGCCCGAGCACGCCGATGATGGAGACCAGCAGCCCGCCGACGAGTCCCGAGCCGACGAAGTCGGCGCAGCGACCGACGATAACGGCCCCGAAGCCGGTACACGACACGAGGCTGTATGACGCGATCCCGGCGGCGTACAAGGGAAACGCGAGCTGCGGCGACGCAACCCCGGACGCGGGTGCGGAGGCGGCGGTGGAGTGCGCGGACTCGAACGTCGGCGACACCCCATCGGGCAATGTGGTGTTGAAGCAGCCGACGGGCGCCCGGTTCCTGCGTTTCCCGAACGCGGCCGCAATGGATGCGTTCTTCCAGGAGATAGTCCGAACCCAGGGCCTGACCCGAAACGACGCGCTGGGGGCGTGCCGTCCGTTGAAGGCCCCGAAGATCTGGGGAACGTACTACCGCGCGGAGACCCGCCACCCGGTCGACGGCGAGTATCTGACGTGCTTCCTGGGCGACCCGGCGATGTTGGTGTGGACGGACAAGCAGAACCTCATGGCGGGCGTGCTGAAGTCGACGAAGGCCACCAACGCCGACGAGCTGGACCAGCTCTATTACTGGTGGAACGAGCAGATCCTGTCCACCATGCCGGGCGGCTGA
- a CDS encoding WhiB family transcriptional regulator, translated as METNQSSWRINASCRDADPDGLFVRGAEQNRAKAVCMGCPVRTECLAEALDGRINFGVWGGMTERERRALLRRRPDVVSWADLLEAAKRDAQERVEVG; from the coding sequence ATGGAAACCAACCAGTCGAGCTGGCGAATCAACGCGTCCTGCCGGGACGCCGACCCGGACGGCCTGTTCGTCCGGGGCGCGGAACAGAACCGGGCCAAAGCGGTCTGCATGGGCTGCCCGGTCCGGACCGAATGCCTCGCCGAAGCACTCGACGGCCGGATCAACTTCGGCGTGTGGGGAGGCATGACCGAACGGGAGCGGCGGGCGTTGCTGCGCCGCCGCCCCGACGTGGTGAGCTGGGCGGACCTGCTCGAAGCGGCCAAGCGGGACGCGCAGGAGCGGGTCGAGGTCGGCTGA
- a CDS encoding transglycosylase domain-containing protein — translation MRKADGLFKLIGLCLLAGVLVAGMLFPVVGAAGVMSNQASETVEKTSSDLADIPPPLVTTVTDSTGKPIATLYDQYRLPITPDQINEAMKWALVSVEDKRFYEHHGVDWQGTLRAAVSNSTGADTQGASTLTQQYVKNYLINVVYRNDQVGQKKAQEQSIARKLKEARIAIQLETKLSKQQILAGYLNIVEFSRQIYGIGAAAHAYFNTTPEKLTVPQAALLAGLVNNPINNDPWKHPDKATQRRNLVLDRMVDNKKLAKADADRFKGEPLGVVPDFPAKPAANCIGAGPESGFFCQYVEDYLIKAGFTKDQLYTGGYTIKSTLDEKANHEAKVSAETQVNKTQKYVANTLSLVKPGKNRHEVVALAANRDYGQNQDDGQTTYALPTGVYNTGGAGSTYKIFTTAAAMEKGIAGIFSPVQVPDTYVSHVFSGGGNNCPPTGPPLRSRWYCVGNAGDYSRIAEGATIQTALATSPNTTFVELEDRLGSTAPGIDMARRLGMRDTMASNAGGGTVDPKADKDEKRLSQAEFYGPRGNWPGFGAFTLGFSPLSGLELGNVAATILSGGVWCPPTPIAAVTDRNGQAIPVKEAPCEQAVPEPLANTLAVGMSKDDQPGGTSFQAANGVGWDRPMIGKTGTTQGNVSATFVGGTPQLAGAAMTFKFGGGQGGICDAGPGNVRVCGSGNIFGGKAPARTWFGAMKNIMDGQPPADLPQPDPQYMGGGR, via the coding sequence GTGCGAAAAGCGGATGGTTTGTTCAAGCTCATCGGCCTCTGCCTGCTCGCGGGGGTGCTCGTCGCCGGCATGCTCTTCCCGGTGGTGGGGGCCGCCGGTGTCATGTCCAACCAGGCGAGCGAGACGGTGGAGAAGACTTCATCCGACCTCGCCGACATCCCGCCGCCGCTGGTCACGACGGTCACCGACAGCACCGGCAAGCCGATCGCGACGCTGTACGACCAGTACCGGCTGCCGATCACCCCGGACCAGATCAACGAGGCCATGAAGTGGGCACTCGTCTCGGTCGAGGACAAGCGCTTCTACGAGCACCACGGCGTCGACTGGCAGGGCACGCTGCGCGCGGCCGTCAGCAACAGCACCGGCGCCGACACCCAGGGTGCCTCGACGCTGACCCAGCAGTACGTGAAGAACTACCTGATCAACGTTGTCTACCGCAACGACCAGGTCGGCCAGAAGAAGGCCCAGGAGCAGTCGATCGCCCGCAAGCTCAAGGAAGCGCGGATCGCGATCCAGCTCGAGACGAAGCTGTCCAAGCAGCAGATCCTCGCCGGCTACCTGAACATCGTCGAGTTCTCCCGCCAGATCTACGGGATCGGCGCCGCCGCGCACGCCTACTTCAACACGACGCCGGAGAAGCTCACGGTGCCGCAGGCGGCGCTGCTGGCCGGTCTGGTGAACAACCCGATCAACAACGACCCGTGGAAGCACCCGGACAAGGCCACCCAGCGCCGCAACCTGGTCCTCGACCGGATGGTGGACAACAAGAAGCTGGCCAAGGCCGACGCGGACCGCTTCAAGGGCGAGCCGCTGGGCGTGGTGCCGGACTTCCCGGCCAAGCCGGCGGCCAACTGCATCGGCGCGGGCCCGGAGTCCGGGTTCTTCTGCCAGTACGTCGAGGACTACCTGATCAAGGCCGGGTTCACCAAGGACCAGCTCTACACCGGCGGCTACACGATCAAGAGCACGCTGGACGAGAAGGCGAACCACGAAGCGAAGGTTTCCGCCGAGACGCAGGTCAACAAGACCCAGAAGTACGTGGCGAACACGTTGTCGCTGGTCAAACCGGGCAAGAACCGGCACGAGGTGGTCGCGCTGGCAGCGAATCGCGACTACGGCCAGAACCAGGATGACGGCCAGACGACGTACGCGCTGCCCACCGGCGTCTACAACACCGGTGGCGCGGGGTCGACGTACAAGATCTTCACCACGGCCGCGGCCATGGAGAAGGGCATCGCGGGGATCTTCTCGCCGGTGCAGGTGCCGGACACCTACGTCTCGCACGTGTTCTCCGGTGGCGGCAACAACTGCCCGCCGACCGGGCCGCCACTGCGTTCGCGCTGGTACTGCGTCGGCAACGCCGGCGACTACAGCCGGATCGCCGAAGGCGCGACGATCCAGACGGCGCTGGCGACGTCGCCGAACACCACGTTCGTCGAGCTCGAGGACCGGCTCGGCAGCACGGCGCCGGGCATCGACATGGCCCGGCGGCTGGGTATGCGCGACACGATGGCGAGCAACGCGGGCGGCGGGACCGTCGACCCGAAGGCGGACAAGGACGAAAAGCGCCTGAGCCAGGCCGAGTTCTACGGCCCGAGGGGCAACTGGCCGGGCTTCGGCGCGTTCACGCTGGGCTTCAGCCCGCTCAGCGGCCTGGAGCTGGGCAACGTCGCGGCGACGATCCTCTCCGGCGGCGTCTGGTGCCCGCCGACACCGATCGCGGCCGTGACCGACCGCAACGGCCAGGCGATCCCGGTCAAGGAAGCGCCGTGCGAGCAGGCGGTGCCCGAGCCGCTGGCGAACACGCTCGCGGTCGGCATGAGCAAGGACGACCAGCCGGGCGGCACGTCGTTCCAGGCGGCGAACGGCGTCGGCTGGGACCGGCCGATGATCGGCAAAACCGGAACGACCCAGGGCAACGTCTCGGCAACGTTCGTGGGCGGCACACCGCAACTGGCGGGCGCGGCGATGACGTTCAAGTTCGGCGGCGGCCAGGGCGGCATCTGCGACGCGGGCCCGGGCAACGTCCGGGTGTGCGGCAGCGGCAACATCTTCGGTGGCAAGGCCCCGGCGCGGACATGGTTCGGCGCGATGAAGAACATCATGGACGGCCAGCCTCCGGCGGACCTGCCCCAGCCCGACCCGCAGTACATGGGCGGCGGCCGCTAG